The Vibrio quintilis DNA window AACAATAAAGCGGATGCCTTTGTTTATGATGCTTCTTATAACGCCGTCTATTCAGCCCGTAATCCGGGCAAAGTGATTCATCTGGATCAACCATTCACATTTGAACCTCTTGGCTGGGCGGTTCGTCAGGGAGACAGTGATTTCGTCAACCTGCTGAACAACTATTTAAAACAGATTCAGGGTGACGGCACCTACGATCGTATTTACAGGAAATGGTTCAAGTCGAACCATTGGCTCAGTCAGCTTCAGTAAGGCACATACTTCTGCTTCTGATACGATCAAAAAATGCCCGGACTGCAATCCGGGCATTTCAGTTTAATGACAACAGCTGAGAATTAATCCATCGTTGGCATCACAAACGCACTGGTATGTTTTTCCAGACGCACACTGGCCGGCCAGCGACTGGTGACTGTCTTCATGCGGGTATAGAAACGTACACCATCACTACCGTGAACATTCAGCGGCCCGAAGATTGAGCGTTTCCAGCCGCCGAAGCTGTGAAAGGCCATCGGGACCGGAATCGGCACATTGATCCCAACCATACCGGCAATCACATCTTCGCTGAACTGACGGGCGGTTTCACCATCACGGGTGAAAATCGCAGTCCCGTTACCATATTCATGATGATTCACCAGAGACAAGCCGGTTTCATAATCACTGACCCGGACCACAGACAATACAGGGCCAAAGATTTCTTCTTTATAGATAGTCATATCCGGAGACACCTGATCAATCAGTGTCGGACCGACAAAATAGCCGGACTCATGCCCCGGTACCTGATAACCCCGGCCATCAACAATAATTTTTGCCCCCTGCGCTTCACCTGAGTCAATATATCCGCAGATTTTTTCTTTGTGCTGCGCGGAAATAACCGGGCCCATATCATTTTCAGGCCCATCGTTCAGTCCCGGACCAACCCGCATCTGCGCAATTTTATCCTGCAGTTTTGCTATCAGGGTATCCGCTGTATCATCCCCGACGGCTACAACCACGGACAACGCCATACACCGCTCGCCTGCTGCACCAAACCCGGCTCCCATAATCGCATTTGCTGCCATTTCCATGTCAGCATCCGGCATCAGGATACAGTGATTTTTTGCCCCGCCAAGCGCCTGACAGCGTTTACCATGCGCAGAAGCCGTGCTGTAAATATACTCAGCAATCGGAGTTGAACCGACAAAACTCACCGCCTGAACGCGTGGATCTGTCAGCAGCACATCCACCGCTTCTTTATCACCGTTCACCACATTGAACACGCCATCAGGTAAACCGGCTTCTTTGAGCAGTTCCGCCATGATCAGACCCAGACTGGGATCTTTTTCAGAAGGCTTAAGGACAAAAGTATTCCCTGTTGCCAGCGCAATCGGGAACATCCACATCGGCACCATGGCCGGGAAGTTAAATGGCGTAATCCCGGCACAAACACCCAGAGGCTGCATCAGAGAATGACTGTCTACACCTGTGCCGACATTGGCCGAGTTCTCACCCTTTTGTAAGTGAGGAATACCACAGGCAAATTCAACCACTTCAAGACCGCGGGTCACCTCGCCAACCGCATCAGAGTATACTTTGCCATGTTCTTCGGAGATAGTCTTTGCCAGACGATCCATGTGCTGTTCGAGCAAGGCTTTAAAACGGAACATCACCCGCGCACGCTTCAGAGGTGATGTTTTAGACCAGGCAGGAAAAGCCTGCTGTGCGGCGGCAACTGCCGTTTCTGTTTCTTTGGCAGAGCTCAATACAACCTGACGAATCTGCTCACCATTAGCCGGATTGTAAATCGCACCAAAGCGATTACTCTGGCTTTCAGAAATCTGGCCATTGATAAAATTCTGAAGCACTTTCATTTCTCTCATCCTTATTTGTTATATTGTGTTCAACAAACCAGCTCCCGTGGTATCTGCAACACCAGCAATGGATCAGGCTGTGACAGTTCTCTGTTTGATTTGCCCGGTGAGCGTTTTATCCTCTGTTTCTCTGGCCGCTCCACAGCAAACCCTTTCTATGTCGTTTGCGGATTGTGTATGCCGAAACGGATAAAACATTTATACGAAATAAACATTTCATAATCAATTCAAAATGAATTATTGAGTTTATTTTGTGACACATCACACCTTTCTGTGCACACATAAGCCCCTGTTTAACGATTAATATGCACAACAAAAAAGGCCTGCAGATTTTAAGCGAGAAAAAATGAAATAAAAATTTCATTGCAAAGCAGAGAAAGAGAACGCTTCTCACGGGGAATTATCACGATTGACCAACCCGGATATGCCTGACTGTACCGAATCTGCATCAGCAGATTTCTGTGGTATATACCCAAGCCACCTGAAGATGCAGGATTCAGGTGGCTTGGGTATATTCAAGGCGGGGAAAAATGCAACAGAGTGATGATCAAACGGGGTATGAAACGCATTGGTATGGTGTTTCAGAGCTTCAATCTTTTCCCGCACAAAACCATTTTACAGAATGTCATGCTGGCTCCGGCGTATCACCAGTTGCTTTCAGCAGAAGTCAACCGCAGTCAGGCACTGCATTTGCTGGATCGGGTCGGCTTGCTGGCCCACGCAGATAAATATCCGCATCAGCTTTCCGGCGGTCAACAGCAACGGGTCGCGATTGCCCGGACACTGGCACTGTCACTGTCACCGGATATCATTTTATTTGATGAACCGACTTCAGCGCTCGATCCGGAAATGGTCGGAGAAGTCCTGAAAGTCATTCAGGATCTCGCCAGAGACGGCATGACACTGATGATTGTGACGCATGAAATGGATTTTGCTTTATCCGTCTCTGACCGGGTGGTGATGATGGAGCACGGAGTGATTCAACTTGATGCACCACCACACCAAATCAGGGATGACAGTCATCAGGAAGAACCCTGGCAGAGGATGCGGGCATTTATGGGGCTTAATTAAAGCCGGTAAAAAAAACGCGGGAGAAATCCCGCGTGTCATGAGGCGTAGCCAAAGCGACAGAAAGTATCAGTTACTGACTTTCAGCTTCTGAAAATATTCTTCATATAAAGTGGTTGCTGCCCCGACTTCATCCTGCCAGGTGCCGGAATCCATCACGGCCTGAGGCGGGAAAACATCCGGGTTTTCTGAGAATGATTTCGGCAGATACTGATAAGCGGTTTTTACCGGGGTCGGATAACCAATTTCCAGTGCAATTTTGGCCGCATTTTCCGGGCGTAACAGAAAATCAATCATCTTATAGGCTGCATCAATATTTTTCGCCCCGGAAGGAATCGCCAGGCTGTCCATCCAGAAAATGGTATCTTTCTCCGGCCAGACAATACTGATCGGTGCCCCGTCTTCGCGGGCCATATAAGCAGAGCCATTCCACAGCATTCCCAGTGATACTTCACCCGCCATATACGGGTTCGCCGGAAAATCTGAGTTAAACACCAGAACATTCGGCATCAGCTGCTTCAGTTGCTGATAAGCGGCTTTGATCTCATCCGGATTGGTGCTATTAGGCGAATAGCCGAGTTTCGACAGGGCGATGTGGAACACTTCCCGCGCATCATCCATCATCATTAACTGACCTTTCCATTTCTTATCCCACAGGTCACCCCAGCTTTTCACCTCAGATTTATCCAGCATGTCCGTATTGACACCAATCCCGGTCGCACCCCAGATATAAGGGATTGAATACCGGTTGTCCGGATCAAATGGTTTGTTCAGATAATTCGGGTCCAAATCGGCAAAGTGTTTTAATTTGCTGTGATCGATCTCCCGCAGCATGCCTTCTTTACGCATTTTCGAGACAAAATACGTCGATGGCACAACCAAATCATAGCCGGAACCCTGTGTTTTCAGTTTGGCATACATGCTCTCATTCGACTCATAAGTCGAATAAATGACCTTAATGCCGGTCTCTTTGGTGAAATCGGTCAGCACCTGATCCGGAATATATTCCGACCAGTTATAAAAATATAATTTCTGATCCCCGGCAAATACCGCGGAAGAAAACAGTGCCGCTGCGCATAATGCACCGG harbors:
- a CDS encoding CoA-acylating methylmalonate-semialdehyde dehydrogenase; protein product: MKVLQNFINGQISESQSNRFGAIYNPANGEQIRQVVLSSAKETETAVAAAQQAFPAWSKTSPLKRARVMFRFKALLEQHMDRLAKTISEEHGKVYSDAVGEVTRGLEVVEFACGIPHLQKGENSANVGTGVDSHSLMQPLGVCAGITPFNFPAMVPMWMFPIALATGNTFVLKPSEKDPSLGLIMAELLKEAGLPDGVFNVVNGDKEAVDVLLTDPRVQAVSFVGSTPIAEYIYSTASAHGKRCQALGGAKNHCILMPDADMEMAANAIMGAGFGAAGERCMALSVVVAVGDDTADTLIAKLQDKIAQMRVGPGLNDGPENDMGPVISAQHKEKICGYIDSGEAQGAKIIVDGRGYQVPGHESGYFVGPTLIDQVSPDMTIYKEEIFGPVLSVVRVSDYETGLSLVNHHEYGNGTAIFTRDGETARQFSEDVIAGMVGINVPIPVPMAFHSFGGWKRSIFGPLNVHGSDGVRFYTRMKTVTSRWPASVRLEKHTSAFVMPTMD
- a CDS encoding amino acid ABC transporter ATP-binding protein — protein: MQGGEKCNRVMIKRGMKRIGMVFQSFNLFPHKTILQNVMLAPAYHQLLSAEVNRSQALHLLDRVGLLAHADKYPHQLSGGQQQRVAIARTLALSLSPDIILFDEPTSALDPEMVGEVLKVIQDLARDGMTLMIVTHEMDFALSVSDRVVMMEHGVIQLDAPPHQIRDDSHQEEPWQRMRAFMGLN
- a CDS encoding extracellular solute-binding protein, with the protein product MKNTWYAGALCAAALFSSAVFAGDQKLYFYNWSEYIPDQVLTDFTKETGIKVIYSTYESNESMYAKLKTQGSGYDLVVPSTYFVSKMRKEGMLREIDHSKLKHFADLDPNYLNKPFDPDNRYSIPYIWGATGIGVNTDMLDKSEVKSWGDLWDKKWKGQLMMMDDAREVFHIALSKLGYSPNSTNPDEIKAAYQQLKQLMPNVLVFNSDFPANPYMAGEVSLGMLWNGSAYMAREDGAPISIVWPEKDTIFWMDSLAIPSGAKNIDAAYKMIDFLLRPENAAKIALEIGYPTPVKTAYQYLPKSFSENPDVFPPQAVMDSGTWQDEVGAATTLYEEYFQKLKVSN